One Weissella coleopterorum DNA segment encodes these proteins:
- a CDS encoding putative polysaccharide biosynthesis protein, whose product MTAETQNDKKIRREMTYQEVQNLLHQQQQRTEAVDTNASKKTPGEVSKRALNRSGKLVRGSQKVYIKPSHRKKISFPENEVMNGATTSQHAIQVTEVADSYHYEKLEPIKSNTSSLKGQPQIKPLKTQPATKPSASKASNVVSEPSESLSDQSKMLRGSLWMTIGNLVSRLLGALYIIPWSMMIGVAYTTSANGLYAQGYQIYSVALLVATAGLPNVLARLVAEFAEKKQFGRVKSVLRQSLILGLVMGAVAALILYILAEPLSQGNEHVVPVLYSLAPAVLVIPVLSMLRGYVQGFELMGISALSQVVEQVVRVLYMLGMTAWIMLGHHGSWVDATVQSTFAAFWGALAGILVVLIGIFLRRGYFASKFVVHSRESNVPAGNLIGKMMWQAIPVVFAGSAISLVQLMDQFSFFRLMHDFTSVNQTDLNQMFAQFSFNSNKLVMLVVSLAIAMSETALPMLARAHAKNDAVATGQQINYILKLLAFVMVPASLGVVAVAKPLYILFYGAADVQNGVLILQFSGYIGLLFGVYMVILAINQGLGQLRFTVWWTFLILILKMVLQYPAIYFFQGMGPLIATGMAFLIGLIWALIKLLKQYPINWAKFNYSLMTILFWSLIMFAVVTPVVIWMETFVAETRLQQSMVLGVGVGVGIFIYGAVTLKSHLGQNIFGMRAQMIAHKLHLK is encoded by the coding sequence ATGACGGCTGAAACGCAAAATGATAAAAAAATTCGGCGAGAAATGACGTACCAAGAAGTGCAGAATTTACTGCATCAGCAACAACAACGAACCGAAGCAGTCGACACTAACGCATCTAAAAAAACACCCGGTGAAGTTTCTAAAAGGGCTTTAAACCGTTCCGGTAAATTAGTGAGAGGTTCGCAAAAGGTTTATATTAAACCTAGCCATCGGAAAAAGATTTCTTTTCCAGAAAATGAAGTCATGAATGGAGCAACTACCAGTCAGCACGCCATTCAAGTAACGGAAGTGGCCGATTCATACCACTATGAAAAACTGGAACCGATCAAGTCGAATACGAGTAGTTTGAAAGGTCAGCCGCAAATTAAGCCGCTCAAAACGCAACCAGCAACGAAACCATCAGCTAGTAAAGCTAGTAACGTGGTGTCTGAGCCCAGTGAAAGTTTATCTGATCAGAGTAAAATGTTACGTGGTTCTCTTTGGATGACCATTGGTAATTTGGTTTCACGACTTTTGGGAGCGCTATATATTATTCCGTGGTCAATGATGATTGGAGTCGCTTATACGACTTCAGCGAATGGTCTGTATGCACAAGGGTATCAGATCTACTCAGTCGCGCTATTAGTGGCTACGGCAGGGCTTCCGAATGTTCTAGCACGTTTAGTCGCTGAATTTGCGGAGAAGAAGCAGTTTGGGCGAGTGAAAAGTGTCTTACGACAATCTTTGATCTTAGGCCTTGTGATGGGAGCTGTGGCAGCGCTCATCTTGTATATTTTAGCTGAACCACTGTCACAAGGGAATGAACATGTGGTACCGGTGCTTTATTCATTGGCCCCGGCTGTGTTAGTTATTCCGGTCTTATCGATGTTGCGGGGATATGTACAGGGTTTTGAACTAATGGGTATTTCGGCATTGTCACAAGTCGTCGAGCAGGTGGTGCGAGTACTTTACATGCTAGGGATGACTGCCTGGATCATGTTAGGACATCATGGAAGTTGGGTTGATGCGACGGTTCAGTCTACCTTTGCGGCCTTCTGGGGGGCGTTAGCCGGAATTTTGGTTGTCTTGATCGGCATTTTCTTAAGAAGAGGTTATTTTGCTAGTAAATTCGTGGTTCATTCACGAGAATCCAATGTTCCAGCCGGAAATTTGATTGGTAAAATGATGTGGCAAGCAATTCCAGTGGTTTTTGCTGGATCAGCTATTTCATTGGTTCAATTAATGGATCAATTCAGTTTCTTTCGATTGATGCATGATTTTACGTCGGTTAATCAAACTGATTTAAATCAAATGTTTGCACAATTTTCTTTCAACTCTAATAAATTAGTTATGCTAGTCGTTTCTTTGGCCATTGCGATGTCTGAAACGGCTTTGCCAATGTTGGCCCGCGCACATGCTAAAAATGATGCAGTGGCAACCGGTCAGCAAATTAATTATATTTTGAAATTATTAGCTTTTGTAATGGTTCCCGCTTCCTTGGGAGTGGTCGCGGTTGCTAAACCCCTTTATATTTTATTCTATGGCGCAGCTGATGTACAAAATGGGGTATTGATACTTCAATTCTCAGGTTATATTGGTTTGCTCTTTGGGGTTTATATGGTTATTCTAGCGATTAATCAGGGACTAGGTCAGTTACGTTTCACGGTTTGGTGGACATTCTTAATTTTAATATTAAAAATGGTTCTCCAATATCCAGCAATTTACTTCTTCCAAGGGATGGGACCGCTGATTGCGACCGGAATGGCCTTCTTGATTGGATTAATTTGGGCTTTAATCAAACTTTTGAAACAATACCCGATTAACTGGGCAAAATTTAATTATTCATTAATGACTATTCTTTTTTGGAGCTTAATCATGTTTGCTGTGGTGACACCAGTCGTTATTTGGATGGAAACTTTCGTAGCCGAAACTCGTTTGCAACAATCCATGGTGCTAGGCGTTGGTGTTGGTGTCGGGATCTTTATCTATGGTGCGGTCACTTTAAAGTCCCATTTAGGTCAAAATATTTTTGGAATGCGAGCGCAAATGATTGCTCATAAGTTACATTTAAAATAA
- a CDS encoding D-alanyl-D-alanine carboxypeptidase family protein, whose product MKIKILKGVTVLLLGLILGQSFAQAAAITPTSAAPAEITVDVNSGQVIASKNDQERLPIASVSKLIVIYLVEQAIQSGQFTHTTKVKVPAKIAAFSQDSGVANVELSAERTYTIEQLESAALVASANGAAMALADQVCGSQDKFYQVANQLLTSWGIKNANIISASGLSENDMGSFRNQKLDASLENKLSAREVAMIAWHLVRDYPQIFKLTNQKEAEFPKPDNSNQTMKNTNELLWSSKYQFKGLKTGTTVHDGQNVVGYTQLDKIPVLTVVLNAAEGQNFTETENMLDQIKNQTNLVKVTARQQIYIKNAKNKQGLVELEPQKAITVFAKERQLATKQTFKVNSEQAEAPFNRHQWLAIQRVLFKNEALNDYLGEQPSLRYQTVNKVKVANPIVMIFRPVVAWFEKVF is encoded by the coding sequence ATGAAAATAAAAATTTTAAAAGGAGTCACAGTCCTGCTATTGGGTCTCATTCTAGGACAATCATTTGCTCAAGCTGCCGCAATCACTCCCACTAGTGCAGCGCCTGCTGAAATCACTGTTGATGTGAATTCCGGGCAAGTTATTGCGAGTAAAAATGATCAAGAGCGTCTCCCCATCGCTTCGGTTTCCAAATTGATTGTGATCTATTTGGTGGAACAAGCAATTCAATCGGGACAATTTACGCATACTACGAAAGTTAAAGTTCCCGCTAAAATTGCCGCGTTTAGTCAAGATAGTGGTGTTGCTAACGTTGAGTTGTCAGCTGAACGAACCTATACCATTGAACAATTGGAGAGCGCTGCCTTGGTCGCGTCTGCTAATGGAGCAGCGATGGCTTTGGCTGATCAAGTTTGTGGAAGTCAGGATAAATTTTATCAAGTCGCTAATCAATTATTGACGAGTTGGGGTATTAAAAATGCCAATATTATTTCAGCTTCGGGGTTGAGTGAGAATGATATGGGTAGTTTCCGTAATCAAAAGTTGGACGCTAGCTTAGAAAATAAACTTTCAGCACGTGAAGTGGCAATGATCGCTTGGCATCTAGTTCGGGATTATCCGCAGATTTTTAAATTAACAAATCAAAAAGAGGCCGAATTTCCAAAACCAGATAACAGTAATCAAACCATGAAAAATACTAATGAACTCTTATGGAGTTCTAAATATCAATTTAAGGGGTTGAAAACTGGAACTACGGTTCATGATGGCCAAAATGTGGTGGGATATACTCAGCTTGATAAGATTCCCGTGTTAACCGTAGTTTTGAATGCAGCTGAGGGTCAAAATTTCACGGAAACTGAGAATATGTTAGATCAAATTAAGAATCAGACGAATTTGGTGAAGGTGACCGCTCGGCAACAAATTTATATCAAAAATGCTAAAAATAAACAAGGCTTAGTTGAGTTGGAACCGCAAAAGGCGATCACTGTTTTTGCCAAAGAACGCCAATTAGCTACTAAGCAAACTTTTAAGGTTAATAGTGAACAAGCTGAGGCACCCTTCAATCGGCATCAATGGTTAGCAATACAACGGGTTTTATTTAAAAATGAAGCTTTAAATGATTATTTAGGAGAACAACCCAGCTTACGTTACCAAACGGTGAATAAAGTTAAAGTTGCAAATCCGATTGTTATGATTTTTCGGCCAGTCGTGGCATGGTTTGAAAAAGTCTTTTAA
- the leuS gene encoding leucine--tRNA ligase: MAYQHQEVEQKWQHFWDANQTFKTGTDQSKPKYYVLDMFPFPSGQGLHVGHPEGYTATDILARMKRMQGFNVLHPMGFDAFGLPTEDYAIKTGANPKDVTKTNVNNFRRQMRSLGLSYDWSREVNTTNPKYYKWTQWIFEQLYKKGLAYEDEMMVNWAPDYNGGTVVANEEIINGRTERGDYPVYRVPMRQWVLKITEYADRLLDDLDDLDWPEAIKEQQRNWIGRSTGAAIDFEVADHGDQTIEVFTTRPDTLFGASYVVLAPEHELVDQITTPAQKAAVETFRTNLASKSDLERTDLNKDKSGIFTGSFAINPVNGAKLPIWIGDYVLASYGTGAVMAVPAHDARDYEFATKYDLPKLEVVAGGDIKMAVYTGDGVHVNSDFLDGLEKEAAIERMLSWLTENQVGAKKVNYRLRDWIFSRQRYWGEPIPVINWDDGTKTLVPEDQLPLRLPEAENILPTGTGESPLANIDDWVNVTDEQGRHGRRETNTMPQWAGSSWYYLRYMDPHNDEMMVDPELEQYWQNVDLYVGGAEHAVLHLLYARFWHKVLYDLGVVTTKEPFQKLANQGMILGSNHEKMSKSKGNVVNPDDVVAQYGADTLRLYEMFMGPLEQSIAWSEEGLSGSRRWLDRVWRLIIDDENNLRDHITTVNDHKLDKVYHETVKKVTEHFANMRFNTGISQLMVFVNEAYKVDNLPAEYVEGFIQLLSPVAPHISEELWSYFHPNESIQTTTWPTYDENKLVESTVEIVFQVNGKLRGKAQMDKDSTKEAMIAAALANEGVQRTLDGQTPKKVIAVSGKLVSVVM; encoded by the coding sequence ATGGCATACCAACATCAAGAAGTGGAACAAAAATGGCAACATTTTTGGGATGCTAATCAGACATTTAAAACTGGAACCGATCAATCGAAACCTAAGTACTATGTTTTGGATATGTTCCCCTTTCCTTCAGGACAAGGACTTCATGTGGGGCATCCAGAGGGATACACGGCGACTGATATTTTAGCACGGATGAAGCGGATGCAAGGATTTAATGTTTTGCATCCAATGGGATTTGATGCCTTTGGACTCCCTACGGAAGACTACGCAATTAAGACGGGGGCGAACCCTAAAGATGTGACGAAAACGAATGTAAATAATTTTCGCCGTCAAATGCGTTCATTGGGACTTTCATATGATTGGTCGCGGGAAGTTAACACGACTAATCCAAAGTACTACAAATGGACACAGTGGATTTTTGAGCAGTTGTATAAAAAAGGTTTGGCTTACGAAGATGAAATGATGGTGAACTGGGCCCCTGATTATAATGGTGGAACTGTGGTCGCCAACGAAGAAATTATTAATGGCCGGACTGAGCGTGGAGACTACCCTGTATATCGGGTTCCAATGCGGCAGTGGGTTTTGAAAATTACTGAATATGCCGACCGGCTCTTGGATGATTTGGATGATTTAGATTGGCCGGAAGCCATTAAAGAGCAACAGAGAAATTGGATTGGTCGTTCCACGGGAGCAGCCATTGATTTTGAGGTAGCCGATCATGGGGACCAAACTATTGAAGTCTTTACGACCCGCCCGGATACATTATTTGGTGCATCGTATGTTGTTTTGGCGCCTGAACATGAGTTAGTGGACCAAATCACCACGCCTGCGCAAAAGGCGGCCGTGGAGACGTTCAGGACGAATTTGGCTTCGAAATCCGATTTGGAGCGAACGGATCTAAATAAAGATAAGTCTGGAATCTTTACAGGATCGTTTGCGATTAATCCGGTTAATGGGGCTAAGCTACCGATTTGGATTGGTGATTATGTCTTAGCTTCGTACGGAACTGGCGCAGTGATGGCTGTCCCAGCCCATGATGCAAGAGATTATGAGTTTGCGACTAAGTACGATTTGCCTAAGCTAGAAGTCGTGGCAGGTGGTGATATCAAAATGGCCGTGTATACGGGCGATGGAGTTCATGTTAATTCTGATTTTCTTGATGGTTTGGAAAAAGAAGCGGCAATAGAACGAATGTTATCGTGGTTGACTGAAAACCAAGTGGGGGCCAAGAAGGTTAATTATCGGTTGCGTGATTGGATTTTCTCACGGCAACGCTACTGGGGAGAGCCAATTCCTGTGATCAATTGGGATGATGGGACTAAAACCTTAGTGCCTGAAGATCAATTGCCATTGCGGTTACCCGAAGCAGAAAATATTTTGCCAACGGGAACGGGTGAATCGCCTCTAGCCAATATTGATGACTGGGTCAATGTTACTGATGAACAAGGTCGACACGGCCGAAGGGAAACTAATACCATGCCACAATGGGCTGGATCATCTTGGTATTATCTACGTTACATGGATCCCCATAATGATGAAATGATGGTTGATCCGGAACTAGAACAATATTGGCAAAATGTGGACCTATATGTTGGTGGGGCTGAACATGCAGTTTTGCATTTGTTGTATGCACGTTTCTGGCACAAGGTCTTGTATGATCTAGGAGTGGTGACGACCAAAGAACCGTTCCAAAAGTTAGCTAATCAGGGAATGATCTTAGGTTCAAATCACGAAAAGATGTCAAAGTCTAAGGGAAATGTAGTTAATCCAGATGATGTGGTAGCTCAATATGGCGCAGATACTTTGCGACTTTATGAGATGTTCATGGGGCCTTTAGAACAATCGATTGCGTGGTCTGAAGAAGGTCTTTCTGGTTCGCGCCGTTGGCTGGATCGTGTTTGGCGCTTGATAATTGATGATGAAAATAATCTTCGCGACCATATTACGACGGTCAATGATCATAAATTAGATAAGGTCTATCACGAAACAGTTAAGAAGGTCACTGAACATTTCGCCAATATGCGTTTCAATACTGGTATTTCACAGTTGATGGTCTTTGTGAATGAGGCCTATAAAGTTGATAATTTACCAGCTGAATATGTAGAAGGTTTCATTCAACTATTGTCACCAGTTGCACCACACATTAGTGAGGAACTTTGGAGTTACTTCCACCCAAATGAGTCAATTCAAACGACGACATGGCCTACATATGACGAAAATAAGTTAGTAGAGAGTACTGTTGAAATTGTTTTCCAAGTGAATGGTAAATTACGTGGTAAAGCGCAAATGGATAAGGATAGCACGAAAGAAGCGATGATCGCGGCTGCCTTAGCGAATGAAGGTGTACAACGGACCCTAGATGGTCAAACTCCTAAAAAGGTGATCGCTGTATCTGGTAAGCTAGTGAGTGTTGTCATGTAA
- the gndA gene encoding NADP-dependent phosphogluconate dehydrogenase, translating to MEQANFGVIGLAVMGRNLALNVESRGYTVAVYNRSRSRTDDLVAKHAEKHFVPSYTVEDFVKSIERPRRILLMVKAGAGTDAVIEELLPFLEKNDILIDGGNTFFEDTIRRSEYLAASGINFIGMGVSGGELGALEGPSMMPGGQKEAYDLVEPILHEIAAKAPEDGKPTVAYIGPNGAGHYVKMVHNGIEYGDMQLIAESYDILKRVVGLSQTDLAQTFKEWNAGELDSYLIEITADILTRKDDLGSDKPMVDMILDRAGNKGTGKWSSQSALAVGAPQSLITESVYSRYISAMKDDRVAASEELHGPQYQFNGDLGATVEDLRQALYFGKIMSYAQGFDQLRMASDHYDWDLPFGELAQLWRAGAIIRARFLQRITDAFDADPALHNLLLNEYFKTIAEKYQGAARRVVALAVEAGIPAPSLSAAVAYYDSYRSAVLPANLIQAQRDYFGAHTYERVDQPAGQMYHYSWYDEA from the coding sequence ATGGAACAAGCTAATTTTGGCGTAATTGGTTTAGCAGTCATGGGGCGGAATCTAGCCTTGAATGTTGAATCAAGGGGTTACACGGTGGCCGTATATAATCGTTCACGTTCTAGGACAGATGATTTGGTAGCAAAGCATGCTGAAAAGCACTTTGTTCCAAGTTATACCGTCGAAGATTTTGTGAAATCAATTGAACGGCCTCGGCGAATTTTATTAATGGTTAAGGCTGGAGCGGGAACTGATGCGGTGATTGAAGAATTACTACCATTCTTGGAAAAAAATGATATTTTAATTGATGGGGGAAATACTTTCTTTGAGGATACGATACGGCGCTCAGAGTATTTAGCAGCCTCAGGCATCAATTTCATTGGAATGGGTGTTTCTGGAGGTGAATTAGGAGCCTTGGAGGGTCCTTCAATGATGCCTGGCGGGCAAAAAGAGGCTTATGATTTGGTGGAACCCATTTTGCATGAAATTGCGGCGAAGGCGCCAGAAGATGGTAAGCCAACAGTTGCTTATATTGGTCCGAATGGTGCCGGACATTATGTAAAGATGGTGCATAATGGAATTGAGTATGGTGATATGCAATTAATTGCTGAATCATATGATATTTTGAAGCGTGTTGTAGGATTGTCTCAGACGGACTTAGCACAGACCTTTAAAGAGTGGAATGCGGGCGAGCTTGATTCGTACTTAATTGAGATTACGGCGGATATTTTAACGCGTAAAGATGATTTGGGTAGTGACAAGCCAATGGTTGATATGATTTTGGATCGTGCTGGGAATAAAGGGACTGGAAAATGGTCGTCACAATCGGCACTTGCAGTTGGAGCTCCACAATCTTTGATTACTGAATCCGTATATTCTCGATATATTTCAGCGATGAAGGATGATCGGGTGGCTGCATCTGAGGAATTACATGGTCCGCAATATCAATTTAATGGTGATTTAGGAGCAACCGTGGAGGATCTACGTCAAGCTTTGTATTTTGGAAAGATCATGTCTTATGCTCAAGGGTTTGATCAGTTACGCATGGCTTCGGATCACTATGATTGGGATCTGCCATTTGGTGAATTAGCGCAACTATGGCGGGCAGGGGCGATTATCCGAGCTCGTTTCTTGCAACGCATTACAGACGCCTTTGATGCTGATCCGGCTTTACATAACCTATTGTTGAATGAATACTTTAAGACCATTGCTGAGAAGTACCAAGGGGCAGCTCGGCGTGTAGTCGCTTTGGCAGTGGAAGCTGGAATTCCAGCACCATCCCTTTCTGCGGCAGTGGCTTACTATGATTCATATCGTTCAGCTGTTTTGCCTGCCAACTTAATTCAAGCTCAACGGGATTACTTTGGAGCCCACACCTATGAACGAGTCGATCAACCGGCTGGTCAAATGTATCACTATAGTTGGTATGATGAGGCTTAA
- the rlmD gene encoding 23S rRNA (uracil(1939)-C(5))-methyltransferase RlmD gives MPRNILPVKLNEIKEGVVTDILHNGMGVIMVDQHYPVKLVDAFLGEKIRCRLTQVDRLSAYGEVLTVVKPSADRQNQNKAYLLEAGVAPYVNLSYSGQLKLKRRQVEQAFAAVDLKLPVAATIGADQPTHYRNKTVVPLKNQNGHLTTGFFDRKNKDTIVPMDDYYLNDPIIDQTIGIVRDILDQFKTPIYNDVTKQGAMRYIMVRRGYYSQQVMVVLVSHLAQIPDEAAIAQAIVEQVPALKSLILNHNPRQTSQQLTGDNRVLWGDAAIHDQLLGHDFVIGPNSFYQVNPKTTEVLYQLAAQMGELKASDHAIDAYSGIGTIGLSIADQVQQVYGVEVVERAVEDAKINIAQNQIKNAQYIAADAPVQMEKWRDENLPADIIFVDPPRRGLTETLMDAMVYLNPDRVVYVSCNPVTMARDIKYMTEHGYQVQGPIQPLDQFPQTAHVECVALLVNKH, from the coding sequence ATGCCCAGAAATATTCTGCCTGTAAAATTAAATGAAATTAAAGAAGGCGTGGTCACAGACATCTTACATAATGGGATGGGCGTGATCATGGTTGATCAACACTATCCAGTAAAGTTAGTGGATGCTTTTTTAGGTGAAAAAATTCGGTGTCGTTTGACCCAGGTTGATCGCTTATCGGCATACGGTGAGGTCCTGACGGTTGTAAAACCGTCCGCGGATCGGCAGAATCAAAATAAAGCATATCTGCTTGAAGCGGGGGTGGCGCCGTATGTGAACTTAAGTTATTCGGGGCAATTGAAGTTAAAACGGCGACAGGTCGAACAAGCGTTTGCGGCCGTTGATTTAAAGCTCCCTGTGGCAGCCACCATTGGAGCAGACCAACCAACGCATTATCGTAATAAGACGGTCGTGCCTTTGAAAAATCAAAATGGGCATCTGACAACTGGTTTCTTTGATCGGAAAAATAAAGATACCATTGTCCCGATGGATGATTATTATTTGAATGATCCTATCATCGATCAAACGATTGGGATTGTCCGTGATATTTTGGATCAATTTAAGACGCCAATTTATAATGATGTCACTAAGCAAGGTGCCATGCGCTATATTATGGTGCGACGCGGATATTATTCGCAGCAAGTCATGGTCGTTTTGGTCAGCCACTTGGCGCAAATACCAGATGAAGCCGCGATTGCACAAGCCATTGTGGAACAAGTCCCGGCCTTGAAAAGTTTAATCTTAAATCATAATCCACGTCAAACAAGTCAACAATTGACCGGTGATAATCGCGTTTTGTGGGGGGATGCAGCTATTCATGACCAATTACTTGGGCATGACTTTGTGATTGGACCAAATTCTTTTTATCAAGTTAATCCTAAAACGACCGAAGTTCTCTACCAATTGGCCGCACAGATGGGCGAATTGAAAGCAAGTGATCATGCTATTGATGCATACTCGGGGATTGGAACGATTGGTCTTTCGATTGCAGATCAAGTTCAGCAAGTTTACGGAGTTGAGGTAGTGGAGCGAGCGGTTGAAGACGCTAAAATAAATATTGCGCAAAATCAAATTAAAAATGCGCAATATATTGCAGCTGACGCTCCAGTCCAGATGGAAAAGTGGCGAGATGAAAATTTACCTGCTGATATCATCTTTGTGGATCCGCCACGGCGTGGCTTAACGGAAACATTAATGGATGCCATGGTGTATCTTAATCCAGACCGGGTGGTTTATGTTTCATGTAACCCGGTTACGATGGCGCGGGATATTAAATATATGACGGAACATGGGTATCAAGTGCAAGGACCGATTCAGCCCCTTGATCAGTTTCCACAGACAGCACACGTTGAATGTGTGGCTTTATTAGTCAATAAGCATTAA
- a CDS encoding magnesium transporter CorA family protein produces the protein MIEEQKVIDWTWIRVHDMQPQERETLNHKYQIANEMINYALDPYESARNEIDGNNVLTIFDIVTPTSDIATTEPVSFITNQEQKFLMTFTRNETKYIIKYIDKILDQSQQNLVHFQPVDILIDTLRILSSKFQTVILEINRRRNPIQRALRESKAVQGKIDELMNLQTDLIYLLNSLHSDNELINNLKNQKILKLTLLQIEKLEDIQVELQQAQDTGELAQLVTNQVEDSYASIANNSLNWTMKMLTLVTVVLTIPTIVSGFYGQNVRWLPFAQAHESWLATIIITIILMMITVIILWRRGFFKR, from the coding sequence ATGATTGAGGAACAAAAAGTAATTGATTGGACCTGGATTCGGGTGCATGATATGCAACCACAGGAACGAGAAACTCTAAATCATAAATATCAAATAGCCAATGAAATGATTAATTATGCCTTAGATCCGTATGAAAGTGCACGAAACGAAATTGATGGTAATAACGTATTAACGATCTTTGATATCGTGACACCTACTTCAGATATTGCTACAACTGAACCGGTAAGCTTTATTACCAATCAAGAACAAAAATTTTTAATGACGTTTACGCGTAATGAGACAAAATACATTATCAAATACATCGACAAAATTTTGGATCAATCACAGCAAAATTTAGTACACTTTCAGCCGGTTGATATTTTAATCGATACTTTACGAATCCTATCAAGTAAATTTCAAACCGTTATTTTAGAAATTAACCGTCGGCGTAATCCGATTCAGCGTGCTTTGCGGGAGTCAAAGGCTGTGCAGGGCAAGATTGATGAGTTAATGAATTTACAGACTGATTTAATTTATCTTTTAAATTCTTTGCACAGTGACAATGAATTAATTAATAATTTAAAAAATCAAAAAATATTGAAATTGACCTTGCTCCAAATTGAGAAATTAGAGGACATTCAAGTTGAATTGCAACAGGCCCAAGATACTGGGGAATTAGCTCAATTGGTGACTAATCAAGTCGAAGATTCCTATGCATCGATTGCTAACAATAGTCTAAATTGGACGATGAAAATGTTAACTTTAGTGACGGTTGTTCTAACTATCCCCACAATTGTCAGTGGTTTTTATGGTCAAAATGTCCGATGGCTCCCCTTCGCACAAGCTCACGAAAGTTGGTTGGCAACGATTATTATTACGATTATTTTAATGATGATAACGGTGATTATTTTATGGCGTCGCGGATTTTTTAAACGATAA
- a CDS encoding phosphatase PAP2 family protein: MQRQINRWQISLAFFCLAIFLILLMGVVWHLPYIHQLDQWGLQNIREPVTPERTWFFKNITRAGNPIWTGFIALWACFFALIFKKYDIALFVMLNVGIFGLGVMKIFKHFVNRPRPNILHLVDEGGSSFPSGHSMNAMLLYGSLIVLVYYYVKNDPIKYAFMTLLTCLIVTIPMSRVYLGVHYLSDVLAGLVLAGFLLIISKEFIFRYKPKEK; encoded by the coding sequence ATGCAACGTCAAATCAATCGCTGGCAAATTAGTTTAGCCTTTTTTTGCCTCGCTATCTTTCTAATCCTCCTGATGGGGGTCGTCTGGCACCTACCTTACATCCACCAATTAGATCAGTGGGGGCTTCAAAACATTCGTGAACCTGTCACACCAGAACGAACTTGGTTTTTTAAAAATATCACGCGAGCTGGGAATCCTATTTGGACCGGTTTCATTGCACTGTGGGCTTGTTTTTTTGCCTTAATTTTTAAAAAGTATGATATTGCGCTCTTCGTGATGCTCAATGTCGGCATCTTTGGCCTTGGAGTCATGAAAATATTTAAACACTTTGTGAATCGGCCTCGGCCTAACATTCTCCATCTAGTTGACGAAGGTGGTTCATCATTTCCATCTGGACATTCCATGAATGCCATGCTTCTCTATGGCTCATTAATTGTATTAGTTTACTATTACGTCAAAAACGATCCAATTAAATATGCATTCATGACATTATTAACCTGTCTGATTGTGACAATCCCAATGAGTCGCGTATATCTAGGTGTACATTACCTTTCCGATGTCCTAGCTGGCCTTGTTTTAGCTGGCTTTTTACTCATTATCTCAAAAGAATTTATTTTCAGATATAAACCCAAGGAGAAATAA